A portion of the Gasterosteus aculeatus chromosome 12, fGasAcu3.hap1.1, whole genome shotgun sequence genome contains these proteins:
- the LOC120812333 gene encoding frizzled-3, which produces MLSFKKNSRMSSGLSSGCLGDDRVIRLSRCGEMSNIRMRAPVGRGFTNDRVPKTAKIHCRQRVPICFSTLLVPFVLLLFSVVTPAVSIHMDSMESHSEFSCEPIRLRMCQDLPYNTTFMPNLLNHYDQQTAALAMEPFHPIVNLVCSADLRMFLCALYAPVCTVYGQVSLPCRSLCQQAKDECHKLMEVFGLDWPDDMECNRFPDCDEPYPRPEDLLTGTDTTDQSSMTVQRDYGFWCPRELKIDPDLGYTFMGKKDCSAPCPSMFFSKQELNFIRYFIGVVSIVCLSATLFTFLTFLIDVTRFRYPERPIIFYAVCYVMVSLVFFLGFLLEDRVACNAVSPSQFRAPTITQGSHNKVCTLFFMVLYFFTMAGSVWWVILTITWFLAAVPKWGSEAIEKKALLFHAVAWGVPGALTVTLLALNKIEGDGISGVCFIGLYDIDALRWFVLAPLCLNVAVGVTLLLVGIVALNRVRMEIPLEKENQTKLVKFMIRMAVFSVLYLVPLLTVIGCYLYEHTYRNNWETTWMEENCKRYHIPCPYKVEQTRRPAMVVFLVKYLMMLVVGVPSVFWVGSKKTCFEWASFLQGRRRKDSGVNESRQVLQEQPDFAQSLLREPNTPIVRKSRGTSTQGTSTHASSTHLADLDEPVTTHHGNPTSTRSKASSVHSKGSYHGSLRRIRDDRSDTVACRGTEQRSFHGSMPRLDHPLSAHSSLHQIDGSRHGSQRNICEAPSTLITHGTTGGESQASEKDGTSA; this is translated from the exons ATGTTGAGCTTTAAGAAGAATTCCCGCATGTCTTCAGGACTATCTAGCGGTTGCCTTGGTGACGATAGAGTCATCAGACTGAGCCGCTGTGGAGAAATGTCAAACATTAGAATGCGAGCACCTGTTGGGAGAGGATTTACGAACGACCGGGTTCCAAAAACTGCAAAAATCCACTGCAGACAACGAGTTCCTATCTGCTTTTCTACCCTCCTGGTCCCTTtcgtcctgctcctcttctctgtgGTCACGCCCGCTGTCTCCATTCACATGGACTCCATGGAAAGCCACAGTGAGTTTAGCTGTGAGCCCATCAGACTGAGAATGTGCCAGGATCTGCCTTACAACACCACCTTCATGCCCAATCTACTGAACCACTATGACCAGCAGACGGCTGCACTGGCCATGGAG CCTTTCCATCCCATCGTGAACCTGGTTTGCAGTGCTGACCTGAGGATGTTCCTGTGTGCTCTGTACGCTCCGGTGTGCACGGTGTACGGCCAGGTGTCCCTACCATGTCGATCCCTCTGCCAGCAGGCCAAGGATGAGTGCCACAAACTCATGGAGGTATTTGGATTGGACTGGCCGGACGACATGGAATGTAACAG GTTCCCAGACTGTGACGAGCCGTATCCTCGTCCAGAGGACCTCCTAACAGGGACGGACACCACCGACCAGTCGTCCATGACTGTCCAGAGAGATTACGGGTTCTGGTGCCCCAGAGAGCTAAAGATCGACCCAGACCTGGGCTACACGTTCATGGGCAAAAAGGACTGTTCTGCCCCATGTCCCTCAATGTTTTTCAGCAAGCAGGAGCTCAATTTTATCCGCTACTTCATAGGAGTTGTCTCCATTGTCTGTCTGTCGGCAACTCTCTTCACCTTCCTGACGTTCCTCATCGATGTTACCAG gtTTCGATACCCTGAACGGCCAATAATCTTCTACGCCGTGTGCTACGTCATGGTGTCACTGGTTTTCTTTCTGGGCTTCCTGTTGGAAGACAGGGTAGCGTGCAATGCAGTCAGCCCTTCCCAGTTCAGAGCTCCAACCATAACACAGGGCTCACACAACAAG gtatGCACGCTGTTCTTCATGGTCCTATATTTCTTCACCATGGCCGGCAGCGTATGGTGGGTCATACTGACGATCACTTGGTTCCTGGCCGCTGTGCCTAAATGGGGCAGTGAGGCCATTGAGAAGAAAGCCCTCCTCTTCCATGCCGTTGCCTGGGGGGTCCCAGGGGCCCTGACTGTCACCCTGTTGGCCTTGAACAAAATTGAAGGAGATGGGATCAGTGGAGTGTGTTTCATAGGGCTGTATGACATAGACGCCCTGAGGTGGTTTGTTCTGGCACCGCTCTGCCTCAACGTGGCG GTGGGTGTCACTCTCCTGTTAGTCGGGATTGTGGCTCTGAACCGGGTGCGCATGGAGATCCCTCTGGAGAAGGAGAACCAGACCAAATTGGTCAAGTTCATGATCCGAATGGCAGTGTTCTCTGTGCTCTACCTGGTTCCCTTGTTGACCGTGATCGGGTGCTACCTGTACGAACACACCTACCGGAACAATTGGGAGACAACATGGATGGAGGAGAACTGCAAGCGCTATCACATCCCCTGCCCGTACAAG GTGGAGCAGACCAGACGACCAGCCATGGTGGTGTTCCTCGTTAAATATCTGATGATGTTGGTAGTGGGGGTCCCCTCTGTGTTCTGGGTGGGCAGCAAGAAGACCTGTTTTGAATGGGCGAGCTTCCTGCAAGGGCGCAGACGCAAAGA TAGTGGGGTAAACGAGTCTCGCCAGGTGTTGCAGGAGCAGCCTGACTTTGCCCAATCTCTGCTGCGTGAACCCAACACCCCCATCGTTAGGAAGTCCAGAGGAACATCCACTCAG GGCACATCTACCCACGCCTCATCCACCCACTTGGCCGATCTTGATGAACCAGTCACAACTCACCATGGCAACCCTACATCCACCAGGAGTAAGGCCAGCAGTGTCCACAGCAAGGGCAGCTACCACGGCAGCCTGCGCCGCATTAGAGACGACAG GAGTGATACTGTGGCTTGTCGAGGCACAGAGCAGCGCAGTTTCCATGGCAGCATGCCACGTCTCGACCACCCGCTCTCCGCTCACAGCAGCCTCCATCAGATAGACGGCTCAAGGCACGGCAGCCAGCGAAACATATGTGAGGCCCCGTCAACCCTCATCACCCACGGAACAACAGGAGGTGAAAGTCAAGCTTCCGAGAAGGACGGCACCAGTGCGTGA
- the krtcap3 gene encoding keratinocyte-associated protein 3, producing MCTFDKDKGPRRLMKKGLTLILVGHINFILGAIVHGSVLRHISKPSQHISTEYTVANIISVTSGLLSIATGIIAIVVSRNLPVLRLQIGLLIASFLNALLSAACCIGLLLAISITVAHNGEGLLLGCNFTDVPISARSPVSAKCPFDTTRIYDTTLALWIPCALLSAVEIGVSIWCFIVGLALRGLPPCGNSYIKEQLEVEAECGPQGRRLIGKHLNSDP from the exons ATGTGCACGTTTG ATAAGGACAAAGGGCCAAGGAGGCTGATGAAAAAGGGATTAACACTAATCCTAGTTGGCCATATTAACTTCATTCTTGGAGCTATTGTCCATGGCAGTGTCCTCCGCCACATTTCCAAACCCAGCCAGCACATCTCCACCGAATACACCGTAGCCAACATCATTTCGGTCACTTCTGGCCTACTG AGCATTGCCACTGGGATTATCGCCATTGTGGTGTCGAGGAACCTTCCTGTGCTAAGActc CAAATAGGACTTCTCATTGCATCCTTCCTGAATGCCCTGCTCTCAGCAGCATGCTGCATTGGGCTCCTCTTGGCCATAAGTATCACTGTGGCCCACAATGGGGAAGGTTTGTTGCTGGGATGCAATTTCACAGATGTGCCCATCAGTGCTCGGTCACCTGTCAGTGCCAAGTGCCCGTTTGATACCACACGAATCTAT GACACCACCCTGGCACTGTGGATCCCTTGTGCACTCTTGTCAGCAGTTGAGATTGGAGTGTCGATCTGGTGCTTCATTGTGGGACTGGCCCTCAGAGGGCTGCCACCATGCGGGAACAGCTACATCAAAGAGCAg TTGGAGGTAGAAGCTGAGTGCGGCCCCCAAGGCCGACGCCTGATTGGGAAGCACTTGAACTCTGACCCCTAA